One stretch of Corynebacterium callunae DSM 20147 DNA includes these proteins:
- a CDS encoding NUDIX hydrolase, giving the protein MHNFPDFPHDFPGENIELAPDKAPVWMHRLIERIQSGKMRDPLTGVKAGDPSEAEKRAAVLMLFAGSETSFDLPNDASVLLTHRSPTMRSHAGQIAFPGGRIDPTDVNAVDCAFREAWEETGLDRRSATPLAQLKEVHIRATGYPVYPILGHWHSPSPVAVASPHETDEVFDAPVYELIDPANRLMVGWNQWHGPAFKINDYIIWGFTGGLLSAILETAGWATEWDQKRIFDLESTLAKSRNNENLR; this is encoded by the coding sequence ATGCATAATTTTCCAGATTTTCCACATGACTTTCCGGGCGAAAATATCGAACTTGCTCCTGATAAGGCGCCAGTGTGGATGCACCGACTAATTGAGCGGATTCAGTCGGGGAAAATGCGTGATCCACTTACGGGAGTTAAAGCCGGTGATCCTTCGGAGGCTGAAAAGCGCGCTGCTGTCTTAATGCTTTTTGCAGGCTCGGAAACCTCCTTTGATCTGCCTAACGATGCCTCGGTCCTACTGACTCATCGCTCTCCGACAATGCGTTCGCACGCTGGGCAAATAGCTTTTCCGGGTGGTCGAATTGATCCCACCGATGTAAATGCAGTGGATTGTGCTTTCCGTGAAGCCTGGGAGGAAACCGGCCTGGATCGACGCAGTGCGACGCCATTGGCACAGCTCAAAGAGGTGCATATTAGAGCAACTGGCTATCCGGTTTATCCGATTTTGGGGCATTGGCATAGTCCTTCGCCCGTTGCGGTGGCTAGTCCACATGAAACCGATGAAGTTTTTGACGCGCCGGTTTATGAACTTATTGATCCTGCAAACCGCTTGATGGTGGGCTGGAATCAGTGGCATGGTCCGGCCTTCAAAATCAATGATTATATTATCTGGGGTTTTACCGGTGGATTATTATCTGCGATCTTAGAAACCGCAGGATGGGCCACGGAATGGGATCAAAAGCGAATTTTTGATCTTGAAAGCACCTTGGCCAAATCACGCAACAATGAAAATTTACGTTAG
- a CDS encoding MarP family serine protease: MLSSSAVVDAIIVLVMVFALWGGWRQGAFTSLLSTVGVIAGLIIGSAAAPFVMGFTESTALRFLLAIGTVVLFVGVGNLVGAYLGSSIRESIKFRSSRLVDSFIGAIFQLLATLVVVWLVAIPLATGLSGPVATGIRDSKILGVVDRFTPQGLDTLPSKISAMLSESGLPPLVSPFAGGSTVEVEAPEINVANVALVEAMQPSVIHVMGDAQECSRRLMGSGFVAAPDYVVTNAHVVAGTSTVSLDTMVGTRSADVVFYDPDVDIAVLYSPDLGLDALPWAQTPLETGDDAIVMGFPQSGPFNASPARIRERIMITGSNIYANGQHEREAYSVRGSIQSGNSGGPMVNQAGEVAGVVFGAAIDGSDTGYVLTSEEVRQRIGDITALTTPVDTMECAVS, translated from the coding sequence TTGTTGAGTTCGAGCGCGGTCGTCGATGCCATCATCGTCCTCGTAATGGTGTTCGCCCTATGGGGCGGATGGAGGCAGGGAGCCTTCACGTCATTGCTGTCCACAGTAGGGGTCATCGCTGGCCTCATTATTGGATCCGCAGCGGCACCTTTTGTTATGGGTTTTACGGAATCCACCGCCCTGCGTTTCCTACTCGCCATTGGCACAGTGGTGCTTTTTGTGGGTGTGGGCAACCTGGTGGGTGCTTATTTGGGATCCTCAATCCGGGAGAGCATCAAGTTCCGAAGCTCACGTTTGGTGGACTCTTTTATTGGCGCTATTTTCCAGTTGCTGGCCACCCTCGTTGTAGTGTGGCTGGTGGCAATTCCGCTGGCAACCGGTCTTTCCGGGCCAGTTGCCACGGGTATTAGAGATTCCAAAATCTTAGGTGTTGTGGATCGCTTCACCCCGCAAGGACTTGATACCTTGCCCTCTAAAATCTCTGCGATGCTTAGTGAATCCGGGCTGCCGCCACTGGTTTCTCCTTTTGCTGGTGGATCTACCGTGGAGGTGGAAGCGCCGGAAATTAACGTTGCCAATGTGGCCTTGGTGGAGGCTATGCAGCCTTCGGTAATTCACGTGATGGGCGATGCTCAAGAATGTAGCCGTCGCTTGATGGGCTCCGGCTTTGTTGCAGCACCTGATTATGTGGTGACCAATGCGCACGTAGTCGCGGGCACTTCTACCGTCAGCTTGGACACCATGGTGGGAACTCGCTCTGCCGATGTGGTTTTTTATGATCCAGATGTAGACATTGCTGTGTTATATAGCCCTGACCTTGGTCTTGATGCACTTCCATGGGCGCAAACACCTTTGGAAACCGGCGATGACGCCATTGTTATGGGCTTCCCACAATCTGGTCCATTTAATGCCTCTCCGGCTCGTATTCGAGAGCGCATTATGATCACCGGCAGCAATATTTATGCCAATGGTCAGCATGAACGCGAAGCTTATTCCGTGCGCGGTTCCATCCAGTCCGGAAACTCTGGTGGACCAATGGTTAACCAGGCAGGTGAGGTTGCAGGCGTGGTCTTTGGTGCTGCAATTGATGGTTCAGATACCGGATATGTATTGACCTCTGAGGAAGTCCGTCAGCGTATTGGTGATATCACCGCGCTCACCACTCCAGTGGACACCATGGAGTGCGCGGTTTCCTAG
- a CDS encoding alpha/beta fold hydrolase yields MAASKKSLSTNPSPFRTLFKSLRANRRMATTVASIERSPNIVALEGPYSHEHVFVRGVRLHLATAGSPTDPLVLLIHGAFGGWYDYREVIAPLAAAGFHVAAIDLRGYGMSDKPPAGYDLRHAAGDISSVIAALGHDDAVLVGSDTGASIGWVSATMYPERVRGLVSLGAIHPSDMRRAMLLKPYLFMPDMARRMVFGVPTPLHRLAGISIPRAAQLEITRNTSVSFQRSNAFREIVKLRKKALGIDHTRGPIVRSNRFLTGTVPAKYTKTTVSVPVLILKLNTQRWEYLARLAHSRCHGKFHSLAIPGGFELPYWEKPTEFAHSIAEFARAL; encoded by the coding sequence ATGGCAGCTTCAAAAAAGAGCTTGTCGACGAACCCCTCCCCCTTCCGCACCTTGTTTAAAAGCTTGCGCGCTAACCGGCGCATGGCAACTACCGTTGCCTCCATCGAACGCTCCCCCAATATCGTTGCCCTCGAGGGCCCCTACAGCCACGAACACGTCTTTGTGCGCGGTGTCCGCCTGCACCTGGCCACCGCCGGCTCCCCCACCGATCCGCTTGTATTGCTTATCCACGGCGCCTTTGGCGGTTGGTATGACTACCGCGAGGTCATTGCACCACTCGCAGCCGCTGGCTTCCACGTTGCAGCCATTGATCTGCGCGGATATGGCATGTCCGATAAACCACCAGCAGGTTATGATTTACGCCATGCAGCCGGCGATATCAGCAGCGTTATTGCAGCTCTTGGCCACGATGACGCAGTATTAGTCGGTTCCGATACCGGCGCCAGCATCGGTTGGGTCAGCGCCACTATGTACCCCGAAAGAGTGCGCGGACTGGTTTCACTTGGCGCAATTCACCCCAGCGATATGAGACGCGCCATGCTACTCAAGCCCTATCTTTTTATGCCCGATATGGCCCGGCGCATGGTTTTTGGTGTGCCTACCCCACTGCACCGCCTAGCTGGAATTTCCATCCCTCGCGCAGCACAGCTGGAAATAACGCGCAATACCTCGGTGTCTTTCCAACGCAGCAATGCTTTTAGAGAGATCGTCAAATTACGTAAAAAAGCACTGGGTATCGATCACACCCGCGGCCCCATTGTGCGCAGCAATCGCTTTTTAACCGGCACGGTACCTGCGAAATACACCAAGACTACCGTGTCTGTCCCGGTGTTAATTCTTAAACTCAACACCCAACGCTGGGAATACCTGGCGCGTTTGGCACATAGCCGCTGCCATGGAAAATTCCACAGTCTCGCAATCCCGGGTGGTTTTGAATTGCCTTATTGGGAAAAGCCAACGGAGTTTGCTCACAGCATTGCGGAGTTCGCCCGCGCCCTCTAG
- a CDS encoding phage holin family protein, protein MSNNDGLFTDGSNTFAPKVNAIPLSDVDTSVSGEASIGTLISNATSQMSSLFRAEVELAKTELAGEAKKAAVGGGAFGVAGTIALYSSFFFFFFLAELLDNWIARWAAFLIVFLLMLVLASALALFGWRKVKKMGAPKQTINSVNELKNLVPGQATAKLERSSQRGLYTTQSFHGPGAVTPK, encoded by the coding sequence GTGAGCAATAACGATGGCCTTTTTACTGATGGCAGCAACACCTTTGCCCCAAAGGTGAACGCAATTCCCCTCAGCGATGTGGACACAAGCGTAAGTGGTGAGGCATCAATCGGCACCCTGATTTCCAATGCCACCTCCCAAATGTCTAGCCTGTTCCGCGCTGAAGTTGAGCTAGCTAAGACCGAGCTGGCTGGCGAGGCCAAGAAGGCAGCCGTCGGCGGCGGCGCTTTTGGCGTTGCTGGCACCATTGCCCTGTACAGCTCCTTCTTCTTTTTCTTCTTCCTCGCAGAGCTGCTCGATAACTGGATCGCCCGCTGGGCTGCTTTCCTCATCGTCTTCCTGCTGATGCTGGTTCTCGCATCCGCTCTGGCTCTCTTCGGCTGGCGCAAGGTGAAGAAGATGGGTGCTCCAAAGCAGACGATTAACTCTGTTAATGAGCTCAAGAACCTGGTTCCTGGCCAGGCAACTGCAAAGCTCGAGCGCTCCAGCCAGCGTGGCCTCTACACCACCCAGTCCTTCCACGGCCCAGGCGCCGTAACCCCTAAGTAA
- a CDS encoding HAD family hydrolase gives MAAHSSAAGSSEPSQPAKPPRVAAFFDLDKTIIAMSSTYAYGREFMNSGLISPVEALQLSLAQATYMLAGHTSEQMDNTRDQLTAMIRGWDVQQVRTIAEETMHTVVTPTIYAEARELIEYHQACGHDVIIISASVKELVEPIARELGVEKTVTTVLESEEGRFTGEVLYYCKGSAKAQSIMELAARDNYDLAESYAYSDSFTDLPMLEAVGHPTAVNPDRALKKTALERGWEILSFKNPEPLFQMPSSRDVGIGTGVVAGIAAVAAGSLWWVRRSRRGTA, from the coding sequence ATCGCAGCGCACTCAAGCGCAGCAGGCTCTTCTGAGCCTTCTCAGCCTGCTAAACCACCCCGGGTGGCAGCGTTCTTTGACCTGGATAAGACAATCATCGCAATGAGCTCCACCTATGCTTATGGTCGCGAATTTATGAATAGCGGGCTCATTTCCCCCGTGGAAGCCCTGCAGCTTAGCCTTGCGCAAGCCACATATATGTTGGCCGGGCACACCAGCGAACAAATGGACAACACCCGCGATCAGCTCACCGCGATGATCCGAGGCTGGGATGTCCAACAGGTGCGCACCATCGCTGAGGAAACCATGCACACGGTGGTCACGCCTACTATTTATGCCGAGGCTCGAGAGCTTATTGAATACCACCAAGCGTGCGGGCACGATGTCATTATCATCTCAGCCTCGGTAAAAGAGCTGGTAGAACCCATTGCCCGCGAGCTTGGGGTAGAAAAAACCGTCACTACAGTGTTGGAGTCAGAAGAAGGTCGTTTCACTGGCGAGGTCCTCTACTACTGCAAAGGCAGCGCCAAGGCCCAGTCCATTATGGAATTGGCAGCGCGGGACAACTACGACCTCGCGGAAAGTTATGCCTACTCAGATTCTTTTACAGACCTCCCCATGCTGGAAGCTGTCGGCCATCCAACGGCAGTAAATCCAGATCGCGCGCTTAAGAAAACTGCCCTGGAACGTGGTTGGGAAATTTTAAGTTTTAAAAACCCCGAGCCGCTTTTTCAGATGCCGAGCTCACGTGATGTAGGTATTGGAACCGGTGTGGTGGCTGGCATCGCTGCCGTGGCAGCGGGTAGTTTGTGGTGGGTACGGCGCAGCCGGCGCGGCACTGCCTAA
- the ssd gene encoding septum site-determining protein Ssd — translation MKTPRTQAILIAIEDPALHPEAMHVAAATGRPIIETTSPGDIARHFHRVSAVLIDAASSANITNEKRRDRVFLLDLDPGPSNWKAAVQIHAEEAYILPAQTAELLGALGREDSKTTASAGVVIGVMGAVGGVGASTLAAVLARKRSAHNTTVLIDGVPSSGGIDLLVGAEETLGARWPDMGFKRGSVQATDVLEALPHTKDKMAVLSTARSKVLDPFQLNPAELSAAISCFSASENTVDVIVDLPAHWANSEVMEHLSYLVLVVPAEVRAVAAAGAVALELQPFQLPLLVVLRHRGWSGLDVGDVEEILGCDVIAELGTIAKLPKSLEMQGLTGLLPRALSATADAVLAEITNG, via the coding sequence ATGAAAACACCTAGAACCCAGGCAATTTTAATAGCTATTGAGGATCCCGCTCTGCACCCAGAAGCCATGCATGTGGCTGCTGCTACCGGGCGTCCCATTATTGAAACCACCAGCCCCGGCGATATTGCCAGGCATTTTCATCGGGTTTCCGCGGTGCTTATCGATGCAGCCAGTTCGGCCAACATAACCAATGAGAAGCGCCGCGACCGCGTATTTTTATTGGATTTGGATCCGGGGCCTTCCAATTGGAAAGCCGCGGTGCAAATACATGCTGAAGAAGCCTATATTTTGCCAGCTCAAACCGCTGAGCTACTTGGAGCGCTCGGCCGAGAGGACAGCAAAACCACAGCTAGTGCGGGTGTGGTTATTGGCGTGATGGGAGCGGTTGGTGGGGTAGGCGCAAGTACTTTAGCTGCTGTGCTTGCTCGCAAAAGAAGTGCCCACAACACCACTGTCCTTATTGATGGTGTGCCTAGCTCAGGAGGGATAGATCTGCTGGTTGGTGCAGAGGAAACCTTAGGTGCACGCTGGCCTGATATGGGTTTTAAACGAGGCAGTGTGCAGGCCACAGACGTTTTGGAGGCTTTACCGCACACCAAGGATAAGATGGCCGTCTTATCCACTGCACGATCTAAAGTTCTTGATCCTTTCCAACTCAACCCAGCGGAACTAAGTGCTGCTATTAGCTGTTTTAGCGCATCAGAAAATACCGTTGATGTCATTGTGGATTTACCTGCGCATTGGGCTAATTCTGAAGTCATGGAGCACCTCAGTTATCTGGTGCTGGTCGTGCCGGCGGAGGTAAGAGCAGTTGCCGCAGCGGGGGCTGTGGCATTGGAATTACAACCTTTTCAGCTTCCACTACTGGTGGTACTGCGTCATCGAGGCTGGTCCGGGCTCGATGTAGGCGATGTTGAAGAAATCTTAGGGTGTGATGTGATCGCAGAACTAGGAACAATCGCCAAATTGCCTAAAAGCCTGGAAATGCAGGGGCTAACTGGACTTTTGCCACGGGCCTTGAGCGCTACCGCTGATGCAGTTCTTGCGGAGATAACCAATGGTTGA
- a CDS encoding TadA family conjugal transfer-associated ATPase — MVDMDLLVEKVQRHLATVAEPLSSADIARVIRQEATVISDEDVIAVLRRLRSDSVGVGPLETLLAVPGVTDILVNGHRSVWIDRGSGLEKVDVELGSEDMVRRLATRLALSCGRRLDDAQPYADGRLSRDDGSMLRIHAVLAPLAESGSCISLRVLRQSKLSLDDLVAGHTLSPQLAAVLRHIIAQRRAFLVVGGTGTGKTTLLSAMLSEVAANQRIICIEDTAELHPSHPGTINLIARQANVEGAGAVTMADLLKQSLRMRPDRIVVGEIRGAEVVDLLAAMNTGHDGGAGTIHANSISEVPARMEALAASGGLDRMALHSQLAAAVDVVLVMKHSPQGRRLAQIGVLRGNPVKAQVVWDIEAGLRPEIDAEVASWFSQ, encoded by the coding sequence ATGGTTGACATGGATCTGCTGGTGGAAAAGGTACAGCGACACCTCGCTACCGTTGCAGAACCTTTAAGCAGCGCTGATATTGCCCGGGTGATCAGACAGGAAGCCACAGTTATTAGCGATGAAGATGTCATTGCAGTTTTGCGGCGCCTGCGTAGCGATTCAGTGGGAGTAGGTCCCTTAGAAACGCTGCTTGCAGTCCCTGGAGTAACCGATATTTTGGTCAATGGTCACCGCAGTGTCTGGATTGATAGGGGATCGGGCCTCGAAAAAGTTGATGTTGAGCTGGGATCTGAGGATATGGTGCGACGCTTGGCCACCAGACTTGCCTTATCTTGTGGACGGCGTCTTGATGATGCCCAACCCTATGCAGATGGTCGTTTAAGCCGTGATGACGGCAGTATGTTGCGCATTCACGCAGTGCTTGCGCCACTGGCAGAATCTGGATCATGTATTAGCCTGCGAGTCTTACGCCAATCCAAACTAAGTCTGGATGACCTGGTTGCCGGGCATACTCTCTCACCTCAATTGGCAGCGGTGCTGCGCCACATTATTGCCCAACGGCGTGCCTTTTTAGTGGTGGGTGGCACTGGAACTGGGAAAACCACCCTCTTATCCGCCATGCTCAGTGAGGTTGCAGCTAATCAACGCATTATCTGTATTGAAGATACCGCTGAGCTGCATCCTTCCCATCCCGGCACTATTAATTTGATAGCCCGCCAAGCCAATGTGGAGGGTGCTGGTGCTGTCACCATGGCAGACCTGCTTAAACAATCTTTAAGAATGCGCCCGGACCGCATCGTCGTGGGAGAAATCCGCGGTGCTGAGGTAGTTGATCTTTTAGCAGCTATGAATACCGGACATGATGGTGGCGCGGGCACGATCCACGCTAATTCCATTTCGGAAGTACCAGCTCGCATGGAAGCCCTGGCTGCCAGCGGCGGACTAGATCGCATGGCGCTTCATTCCCAGTTGGCAGCAGCCGTAGATGTGGTGCTGGTGATGAAACACAGCCCACAGGGGCGTCGGCTTGCGCAAATTGGAGTGTTGCGCGGAAACCCTGTTAAAGCCCAGGTGGTGTGGGACATCGAGGCAGGACTACGCCCAGAAATTGATGCAGAGGTAGCCTCATGGTTCTCCCAATAG
- a CDS encoding type II secretion system F family protein, producing MATVAFVVIGVDAATMIALFMVLFVVVWRIKAQQKRTTATKQATALAGFLGLCAGNLRAGAPMVEAMDHALANTPAEKTLKEALGSAARRARSGGGGHAVLAEAEIPDLKRLGTLWSTSEKHGIPLVTLIEQMRQRIDARERHHAATRAALQGPQATAVILSLLPVAGVLMGTAMGADPVAVLTGGGLGGVMLVVGVGLGVAGFIITQKILENASPS from the coding sequence ATGGCAACAGTTGCTTTTGTAGTCATTGGGGTGGACGCAGCAACAATGATTGCCCTGTTTATGGTGCTCTTTGTGGTGGTGTGGCGAATTAAAGCGCAGCAAAAGCGCACCACAGCCACCAAACAAGCAACAGCTCTGGCCGGGTTTTTAGGGTTGTGCGCCGGAAACTTAAGAGCAGGCGCGCCGATGGTGGAAGCAATGGATCATGCCTTGGCCAATACACCAGCAGAAAAGACTCTTAAGGAAGCATTGGGGTCAGCAGCCCGGCGCGCACGTTCTGGCGGCGGGGGACATGCGGTATTGGCAGAGGCCGAAATCCCTGATCTCAAACGCCTGGGCACTTTATGGAGTACCTCGGAAAAACACGGCATTCCACTGGTCACACTCATTGAACAAATGCGTCAACGAATTGATGCTCGAGAAAGACATCATGCAGCCACCCGAGCAGCATTACAAGGACCCCAGGCCACAGCAGTGATTCTGAGTTTATTACCAGTTGCTGGAGTGCTGATGGGAACGGCTATGGGAGCAGATCCCGTGGCAGTGCTCACCGGGGGCGGGTTAGGCGGAGTAATGCTCGTTGTCGGAGTGGGATTGGGTGTGGCGGGATTTATTATCACCCAAAAAATACTGGAAAATGCGAGTCCCTCATGA
- a CDS encoding type II secretion system F family protein produces MIAACLIAMIAALVMPPQPGFRVGLKKPKTTLRIRAGPMLKKQVDPLEIAADIELFSACLDAGLNTRDAAAVVSQVAVESQQHIWTQVVALLSIGVSAHRAFSLMAGQSGLDELANLATVSQRSGSALSTGCKQIALSLRAVAADHRTAAAERAGVFIALPLALCFLPAFIIIGLAPVVLSLGTQLINF; encoded by the coding sequence ATGATCGCCGCCTGCCTTATCGCAATGATTGCAGCACTGGTCATGCCACCTCAACCAGGTTTTAGAGTCGGGCTTAAAAAGCCTAAGACCACCCTGCGTATCCGGGCGGGACCGATGTTGAAAAAGCAGGTGGATCCGCTGGAAATAGCAGCGGATATTGAGCTCTTCTCTGCCTGTTTGGATGCCGGTTTAAACACCAGAGATGCCGCAGCAGTGGTTTCTCAAGTGGCGGTGGAATCCCAACAACACATCTGGACCCAAGTGGTAGCGCTGCTCTCAATTGGTGTTAGTGCCCACAGAGCCTTTTCACTAATGGCTGGACAATCCGGCCTAGACGAACTGGCAAATTTGGCCACTGTTTCACAACGATCTGGAAGTGCTCTAAGTACTGGATGCAAACAAATAGCACTTAGTTTGCGCGCTGTTGCAGCTGATCACCGCACCGCAGCTGCAGAACGCGCCGGGGTTTTTATTGCCTTGCCTCTAGCTTTATGTTTTTTGCCGGCTTTTATCATCATCGGCCTGGCACCCGTGGTGCTGAGCCTGGGTACGCAACTTATCAATTTCTAA
- a CDS encoding DUF4244 domain-containing protein, with protein MSLIPNNLRSRSLAVLNEEDGLTTVEYALGTLAAAALAAVLYAVVNSDAVSSAFEAIINDALSARP; from the coding sequence ATGTCCCTAATTCCCAACAACCTTCGTTCTCGCTCTTTAGCCGTGCTTAATGAGGAGGATGGCTTAACCACCGTCGAATATGCACTTGGCACCCTCGCCGCTGCGGCTTTAGCGGCCGTACTTTATGCCGTGGTGAATAGCGATGCAGTGTCTTCAGCTTTTGAAGCCATTATTAATGATGCATTAAGCGCACGACCTTAG
- a CDS encoding Rv3654c family TadE-like protein, protein MPSIPWKTDDAGYATVAGAGFAAALAGLFILLAWQASQLLAREQAQVAADLSAVAGAYAFASGEQKTTACTRAQEIAELNKAQLESCTVEDQDLIVETRVRGEEAQAKAGPL, encoded by the coding sequence ATGCCATCTATCCCTTGGAAAACTGATGACGCAGGTTACGCCACAGTTGCCGGTGCGGGTTTTGCTGCTGCTCTCGCAGGACTTTTTATCCTGCTGGCATGGCAAGCAAGCCAGTTGTTGGCGCGGGAACAAGCACAGGTGGCAGCAGATTTATCGGCAGTGGCAGGTGCCTATGCATTTGCCAGCGGCGAACAAAAGACAACTGCGTGTACCCGTGCTCAAGAAATCGCAGAGCTAAATAAGGCACAACTAGAAAGCTGCACCGTTGAGGACCAAGACCTCATTGTGGAAACCCGAGTGAGAGGAGAAGAAGCTCAAGCCAAAGCCGGACCACTTTAG